A genome region from Geobacter pickeringii includes the following:
- a CDS encoding integration host factor subunit beta — protein MTKSELVEQLAEINTWLTRKDSETIVNLVFDSISEALRKGEKVEIRGFGSFTVRERGAREARNPKSGAIVKIPAKKTPFFKTGKELRERVNDLEG, from the coding sequence ATGACGAAAAGTGAATTGGTCGAGCAATTGGCGGAAATTAATACCTGGCTGACCCGCAAGGACTCGGAGACGATCGTTAATCTCGTGTTCGACAGCATCAGTGAGGCGCTCAGGAAGGGCGAGAAGGTTGAAATCCGCGGTTTCGGCAGCTTTACCGTCCGCGAGAGGGGCGCCCGCGAGGCGCGCAACCCCAAGAGCGGCGCCATTGTAAAGATCCCAGCCAAGAAGACCCCCTTTTTCAAGACCGGCAAGGAGCTTCGGGAGCGGGTAAACGACCTGGAAGGGTAG
- the cysE gene encoding serine O-acetyltransferase, with protein MFARLREDIQSVQERDPAARSALEVFFCYPGLHAIWFHRFSHWCWRHEFFFLGRFLSHLGRFFTGIEIHPGATIGRRLFIDHGMGVVIGETAEIGDDVTIYHGVTLGGVSLEKKKRHPTIGSNAIIGSGAKVLGPFTVGDGAKIGSNSVVVKEVPPNASVVGIPGRVVMATEKPKEKADFEHGKLPDPEAKAISCLFEQLRELERKYAELSADHAALRREVEGER; from the coding sequence ATGTTTGCACGACTGCGCGAGGATATCCAATCGGTCCAGGAGCGCGACCCCGCGGCGCGGAGCGCGCTGGAGGTCTTCTTCTGCTATCCCGGGCTCCACGCCATCTGGTTCCACCGGTTTTCCCACTGGTGCTGGCGGCACGAATTCTTCTTCCTGGGGCGTTTCCTCTCGCACCTGGGACGATTTTTCACCGGCATCGAGATCCATCCGGGGGCGACCATCGGCCGCCGGCTCTTCATCGACCACGGCATGGGGGTGGTGATCGGCGAGACCGCCGAGATCGGCGATGACGTCACGATCTACCACGGCGTCACCCTTGGCGGCGTCAGCCTGGAGAAAAAGAAGCGCCATCCCACCATCGGGAGCAACGCCATCATCGGCTCGGGAGCCAAGGTGCTCGGCCCCTTCACGGTGGGAGACGGAGCCAAGATCGGCTCCAACTCCGTGGTGGTGAAGGAGGTCCCTCCCAACGCGTCCGTCGTGGGGATTCCGGGGCGGGTGGTCATGGCCACCGAGAAGCCGAAGGAAAAGGCGGACTTCGAGCACGGCAAGCTTCCGGACCCCGAGGCGAAGGCGATCTCCTGTCTGTTCGAACAGCTTCGGGAACTGGAGCGCAAATATGCCGAACTCTCGGCCGATCATGCCGCCCTCAGGCGCGAGGTCGAGGGAGAGCGGTAA
- a CDS encoding sigma-54-dependent transcriptional regulator codes for MDERGRLKVLYVEDEPDLRERIRIVLEMYFETVIASSDGKEALALFDREHPDVVVSDIKMPIMDGLELARCIRERAPETPVVLSTAFTDTAYLLQAIEFGVSAYIRKPLDCRELVAAVSRVAAPVLQRRELEEARRREQVSLELLLGESPAIQRVIQQSRRVAETDFSILIQGETGVGKSYLAALIHGLSPRRDRPFVTVTVSSLAESLVESQLFGHVKGAFTGAQGAKRGLFEEAGGGTLFLDDVDCASPAIQAKILHAVEQKWFFPVGGTVKVQIDTRIIAASNRDLLVDAKDGTFREDLYYRLSDLVITLPPLRERGRDIALLARAFLNEISLELSRVPPRLTPDAILLLSRQPWSGNVRELKSVMKRAALFAGETLDAEELAGILSSLKGGADGFGVPLTLDELTRQAVQQALVATGGKKMEAARLLDVEYGRFKRLLERYRL; via the coding sequence ATGGATGAACGGGGGCGCCTGAAGGTCCTCTACGTGGAGGACGAACCCGACCTGCGGGAGCGAATTCGCATCGTTCTGGAGATGTACTTCGAGACGGTGATTGCCTCATCGGACGGAAAGGAGGCGCTGGCACTCTTCGATCGGGAGCACCCCGATGTGGTGGTGAGCGACATCAAGATGCCGATCATGGACGGGCTGGAGCTTGCCCGGTGCATCCGGGAGCGTGCCCCGGAGACCCCGGTGGTGCTTTCCACAGCCTTCACTGATACCGCCTATCTGCTCCAGGCGATCGAGTTCGGCGTCTCCGCATATATACGCAAGCCGCTCGACTGTCGCGAGCTGGTGGCTGCAGTGAGTCGGGTGGCTGCGCCGGTCCTCCAGCGCCGTGAGCTGGAGGAGGCGAGAAGGCGCGAGCAGGTATCGCTGGAACTGCTCCTGGGGGAGAGTCCGGCCATACAGCGGGTGATACAACAGTCCCGGCGGGTGGCGGAGACCGACTTCTCGATCCTCATTCAGGGGGAGACTGGGGTCGGGAAGTCCTACCTCGCCGCGCTCATCCACGGGCTGAGTCCGCGCCGGGACCGTCCCTTCGTCACGGTGACGGTGAGCTCGCTGGCGGAATCTCTTGTGGAGAGTCAGCTCTTCGGTCACGTCAAGGGGGCCTTCACCGGCGCCCAAGGCGCCAAACGGGGGCTCTTCGAGGAGGCCGGCGGCGGCACCCTCTTTCTCGACGACGTGGATTGCGCCTCCCCCGCGATTCAGGCCAAGATTCTGCACGCGGTGGAGCAGAAGTGGTTCTTTCCGGTGGGGGGGACCGTCAAGGTCCAGATCGACACCCGCATCATCGCGGCGAGTAACCGCGACCTCCTCGTCGACGCCAAGGACGGTACCTTCCGGGAGGACCTCTACTATCGCCTCAGCGACCTGGTGATCACCCTTCCCCCCCTGCGCGAACGGGGAAGGGACATTGCGCTGCTGGCCCGGGCCTTTCTCAACGAGATCTCGCTGGAGCTGAGTCGAGTCCCCCCGCGCCTCACCCCCGACGCCATCCTTCTTTTGAGCCGGCAGCCCTGGTCCGGCAACGTCCGCGAGTTGAAGAGCGTCATGAAACGGGCGGCCCTCTTTGCCGGAGAGACCCTCGACGCTGAGGAGCTTGCCGGCATCCTGAGCTCGCTCAAAGGAGGAGCGGACGGTTTCGGGGTACCGCTCACCCTCGACGAGCTGACGCGCCAAGCGGTCCAGCAGGCGTTGGTCGCCACCGGAGGGAAGAAGATGGAGGCGGCACGCCTGCTCGACGTGGAGTACGGCCGCTTCAAGCGCCTTCTGGAGCGCTACCGCCTCTGA
- a CDS encoding methyltransferase domain-containing protein: MRSFRDPAGRLHFIGPHLIRQIRAEAAPVYRSLLQGEVLRGLIASGDLIGTEILDGGHTVLAHHCRRQECEPPLAAKEDLFLTHEVIPFPSFPSEWPAEMLKAAASLTLDLAERGLAQGVGLKDASPYNVLFRGPRPVFVDLLSFEPRHPCDPIWLPQAQFLRTFTLPLLAHARLGLPLDSIFLCRRDGLEPMELYRMLGPLRRILPPFLGTVTLPVWLSGRAEAKGSAIYRPRRMGSAEQARFVLGSLFRRLRRDIDRIPTASVKGSAWNDYCRSCCYDESSFAAKSAFVEEFLREARPARVLDVGCNTGHFSRLAAEAGAEVVAIDRDPTVVGALWREARQNGRDILPLVVDFARPTPALGWDYAETPSFLERSRGGFDALLMLALIHHLLVTDRIPLPKLFSLAAQVTRRYLVAEYVPPDDPQFLRIARGHEALHRHLTPEVFEEAAAAHFRILKQTGIGNHGRILYLMEKHNGR; encoded by the coding sequence GTGCGCTCATTCCGTGATCCCGCGGGGCGTCTCCATTTCATCGGGCCGCACCTGATCCGGCAGATCCGGGCCGAGGCCGCCCCGGTCTACCGCTCGCTGCTGCAAGGGGAAGTCCTGCGCGGGCTGATCGCTTCGGGCGACCTGATCGGTACCGAAATCCTCGATGGGGGCCACACCGTGCTGGCGCACCATTGCCGGCGCCAGGAGTGCGAGCCACCCCTGGCGGCCAAGGAAGACCTCTTCCTTACCCATGAGGTCATTCCCTTTCCCTCCTTTCCCTCCGAATGGCCTGCGGAGATGCTCAAGGCCGCAGCCTCGCTCACCCTGGACCTGGCAGAGCGGGGGCTTGCTCAGGGGGTCGGCCTTAAGGACGCCTCCCCCTACAACGTCCTGTTCCGCGGGCCCCGCCCGGTCTTTGTCGATCTCCTCTCCTTTGAGCCACGCCATCCGTGCGATCCGATCTGGCTTCCCCAGGCCCAGTTCCTCCGCACCTTCACCCTCCCTCTTTTGGCACATGCCCGCCTCGGCCTTCCACTCGATTCCATCTTCCTCTGCCGCCGCGACGGCCTGGAACCGATGGAACTCTATCGGATGTTGGGTCCGCTGCGGAGGATCTTGCCTCCCTTTCTTGGTACGGTGACTCTGCCGGTCTGGCTCTCGGGGAGGGCGGAGGCGAAGGGGAGCGCTATCTACCGGCCGCGCCGGATGGGGAGCGCTGAGCAGGCGCGCTTCGTGCTCGGCTCCCTGTTCCGGCGTCTGCGCCGCGATATCGATCGGATCCCGACGGCTTCTGTGAAAGGGAGCGCCTGGAACGACTACTGCCGCAGCTGTTGCTATGACGAGAGTTCATTTGCGGCCAAGAGCGCCTTCGTCGAGGAGTTCCTCCGGGAGGCCCGCCCTGCGCGGGTGCTCGACGTCGGGTGCAACACCGGGCATTTCTCCCGGCTCGCCGCAGAAGCGGGAGCGGAGGTGGTGGCGATCGACCGGGACCCAACGGTGGTTGGCGCACTCTGGAGGGAGGCACGCCAGAACGGACGGGACATTCTCCCCCTGGTGGTGGACTTCGCACGCCCCACCCCGGCGCTTGGGTGGGACTATGCCGAGACCCCCTCCTTCCTGGAGCGGAGCCGGGGGGGCTTCGATGCGCTCCTGATGCTCGCCCTGATCCACCACCTGCTGGTAACCGACCGGATCCCGCTTCCGAAACTCTTCTCTCTGGCGGCTCAGGTGACCCGACGTTACCTGGTCGCCGAGTACGTCCCCCCCGACGACCCGCAGTTTCTGCGTATCGCCCGCGGGCACGAGGCGCTGCATCGGCATCTGACCCCCGAGGTGTTCGAGGAGGCCGCCGCGGCGCACTTCCGGATCCTCAAACAGACCGGGATTGGCAATCACGGACGCATACTCTACCTGATGGAGAAACACAATGGTCGCTAG
- a CDS encoding Rrf2 family transcriptional regulator, which translates to MRLSTRAQYAVRAMVDLALHSGGRPVALRDIAEREDIPLNYLEQLFNRLRRGRIVESVRGPGGGYLLARESAAIRVGEIVATVEEPLTPVSCMDEKKGRCTRPAACTTHNVWQMLGERIRGFLDSITLEDLTREARERGEAE; encoded by the coding sequence ATGAGGCTTTCGACAAGGGCACAATATGCGGTGAGGGCCATGGTTGATCTCGCGCTCCATTCGGGGGGGCGGCCCGTGGCGCTTCGGGATATCGCTGAGCGCGAGGATATTCCCCTCAACTACCTGGAGCAGCTTTTCAACCGCCTGCGGCGCGGCAGGATCGTGGAGAGCGTCCGCGGCCCCGGCGGGGGGTACCTCCTGGCCCGCGAGAGCGCGGCGATCCGGGTGGGGGAGATCGTGGCGACCGTGGAGGAGCCGCTGACCCCCGTTTCGTGCATGGATGAGAAGAAGGGGCGCTGTACCCGGCCGGCCGCGTGTACCACCCATAACGTCTGGCAGATGCTCGGTGAGCGGATCCGGGGATTTCTCGACTCCATCACCCTGGAGGACCTGACGCGGGAGGCCCGGGAACGCGGCGAAGCGGAATAA
- a CDS encoding sulfatase-like hydrolase/transferase — protein MVARLRDLAASLSLANLMFLRLWLKLLPYRGGSDYLLPSSPYNSYLALMLNVTMWGVIFFCLFRVTKGSRTLNSWLHVILVPLVAVAALYGVGISRISLARFAFFYGPHSVLFLEIACWLSTLTAVYVVARYREVLARFLSVLPLLFVPFLPVTFGQAAAALAAIEPPARFHPHRIDPPAPLVDRIGIPVVWAIFDETDYRILFEKRPPGLAFPAFDKFRENALWATQAYSPSDATLVSLPALLTGIPLKTTTPLGARRLELVRANDGTRLDFAAQETIFDRVKKRQGSTALFGWYHPYSRLLHGVDLCRDYPRYNFFTSDRLRDVLLFQLYEVWDFRFLPFSNTILGNNHIRIVERMRSDVAAAVRKERPSFIFLHYPLPHSPNIYQRGSGRLAFNRDERQGYLDNMTLADRCLEELRAEMEREGTWDGALVVISSDHHWRTNTYDGETDYEHVPFMVKFPHQREGLTYRGRFNTVLTQELILRVLDGKLKGAQEAADWLDRAHRKNADGKVLFSVNQPDDD, from the coding sequence ATGGTCGCTAGGCTGCGGGATCTGGCCGCCTCACTGTCGCTGGCAAACCTCATGTTCCTGAGGCTCTGGCTGAAGCTCCTTCCCTACCGCGGCGGCAGCGATTACCTCCTGCCGTCCTCTCCCTACAACAGCTACCTCGCCCTGATGCTCAACGTCACCATGTGGGGGGTGATATTCTTTTGCTTGTTCCGCGTGACCAAGGGGAGCCGAACCCTCAACTCCTGGCTGCACGTCATTCTCGTCCCCCTGGTGGCGGTGGCTGCCCTCTACGGGGTCGGGATCTCCCGAATTTCGCTGGCCCGGTTCGCCTTTTTCTATGGTCCCCACAGTGTCTTGTTCCTTGAGATCGCCTGCTGGCTTTCGACGCTGACCGCGGTGTACGTGGTGGCGAGGTACCGGGAAGTTTTAGCGCGGTTTCTTTCCGTGCTTCCGCTCCTTTTCGTCCCGTTCCTCCCGGTCACCTTCGGACAGGCCGCCGCGGCGCTTGCCGCCATTGAGCCCCCAGCCCGCTTTCATCCGCACCGGATCGATCCCCCCGCCCCTCTGGTCGACCGGATCGGGATCCCCGTGGTGTGGGCGATCTTTGATGAGACGGACTACCGGATACTCTTCGAGAAACGCCCGCCGGGTCTCGCGTTTCCCGCCTTCGACAAGTTCAGGGAGAACGCCCTGTGGGCGACCCAGGCCTATTCGCCCAGCGACGCCACCCTGGTATCGCTGCCGGCCCTGTTGACCGGGATCCCGCTCAAAACCACCACCCCGCTCGGGGCGAGGCGCCTCGAACTGGTCCGCGCCAATGACGGGACGCGGCTCGACTTCGCCGCCCAGGAGACCATCTTCGACCGGGTCAAGAAACGGCAGGGAAGCACCGCCCTCTTCGGCTGGTATCACCCCTACAGCCGGCTCCTGCACGGCGTCGATCTCTGCCGCGACTACCCGCGCTACAACTTCTTCACCTCGGACCGCTTGCGCGACGTGCTCCTCTTCCAGCTGTACGAGGTCTGGGACTTTCGTTTTCTCCCCTTCAGCAACACCATCCTTGGCAACAATCATATCCGGATCGTCGAGCGGATGCGCTCGGACGTGGCCGCGGCGGTGAGGAAAGAGCGCCCCTCCTTCATCTTCCTCCACTACCCGCTGCCGCATTCTCCAAACATCTACCAAAGGGGAAGCGGCCGGCTCGCCTTCAACCGCGACGAACGCCAGGGGTACCTGGACAACATGACGCTGGCCGACCGCTGTCTCGAGGAGTTGCGTGCCGAGATGGAGCGGGAGGGGACCTGGGATGGAGCACTGGTGGTGATCTCCTCGGATCACCACTGGAGGACCAATACCTATGACGGGGAGACCGACTACGAGCATGTTCCGTTCATGGTTAAATTCCCGCATCAGAGGGAGGGGCTTACCTACCGGGGGCGTTTCAATACGGTGCTCACCCAGGAGCTGATCCTGAGGGTGCTGGATGGCAAGCTGAAAGGGGCGCAAGAGGCGGCAGACTGGCTGGACCGGGCACACCGGAAAAATGCCGACGGCAAGGTCCTCTTCTCGGTGAATCAGCCTGATGATGATTAG
- a CDS encoding sensor histidine kinase has protein sequence MLLSLPAVIFIVYSGYEERTDALNAGVSETKMLVHSILTEQYSLTGDAEQLGTVLSILPIVKERKVGEVNAVLANILQMKGEFANILIADRHGTVWASALPSLGRVSIADTVAFQNVVRTRRFSSGEYTVEKISGKPTIGFGYPVLNSRGEIDGVLAITVNFEYLNGLLTEEGLPKGALFTLADRNGIVVYRNWGRKEKIGKPLCPKVFRRMAAGPDRVSFLDFGRSEERKISSYGRIGLKKEKVPYLYVLAGLPLKDTLARAQRAQLLQVAILSPFLLVAVVLASLLGKFFFVNQINKLREASERLASGDLGVRVSPLLAGGEMAELGRSFDEMAQQLACRENELNALNESLTLRVEAETERRLHQERLLARHARLAAMGEMIGAIAHQWRQPLATLGAAIQSLRMAWERGSLDAAFLESAEADAQKQLYYMSETIEDFCNFFRPEKVAEQFEVREKIAEVVLLVDAQFANAGVHLEVVDAADGEGLFIHGYQNEFKQSVLNLVSNAFDAVVARNGAAPRPTGLPGLVVVTLRRTEDRVLIEVRDNGCGIPPEFVDKVYEPYFTSKPEGKGTGIGLYMSKLIVEESMGGRISFVSSAEGTVFRIELAASAAGEVGNG, from the coding sequence TTGCTGCTTAGCCTGCCGGCGGTGATCTTCATCGTCTATTCCGGATACGAGGAACGCACCGACGCGCTCAACGCCGGCGTCTCCGAGACCAAGATGCTGGTGCACAGCATCCTCACGGAGCAGTACAGCCTGACCGGGGATGCGGAACAGTTGGGGACCGTGCTCTCCATCCTCCCCATCGTGAAGGAACGCAAGGTGGGCGAGGTCAATGCCGTGCTCGCCAACATCCTGCAAATGAAGGGAGAGTTTGCCAACATCCTGATTGCCGACCGCCACGGCACCGTCTGGGCCTCCGCCCTTCCTTCCCTCGGGAGGGTTTCCATCGCCGACACCGTTGCTTTCCAAAATGTGGTACGCACCAGGCGTTTCTCCTCCGGTGAGTATACCGTCGAGAAGATCTCAGGAAAACCGACTATCGGTTTCGGATACCCGGTTTTGAACTCTCGGGGGGAAATCGACGGAGTCCTCGCCATCACCGTCAACTTCGAATACCTGAACGGCCTGCTCACGGAGGAAGGACTTCCCAAGGGGGCTCTGTTCACCCTCGCCGACCGCAACGGGATAGTCGTCTACCGGAACTGGGGCCGCAAGGAGAAGATCGGGAAGCCGCTCTGTCCGAAGGTATTCCGGCGCATGGCGGCCGGACCGGATCGGGTAAGTTTTCTCGATTTCGGAAGGAGCGAGGAGCGAAAGATTTCCTCCTACGGCAGAATCGGACTTAAGAAGGAAAAGGTTCCCTACCTCTACGTGCTGGCTGGCCTTCCGCTCAAGGATACCCTGGCCCGGGCCCAGCGCGCCCAACTGCTCCAGGTCGCCATCCTCTCCCCCTTTCTGTTGGTGGCCGTGGTCCTGGCAAGCCTCCTTGGCAAGTTCTTTTTCGTCAACCAGATCAATAAACTGCGCGAGGCCTCGGAGCGGCTCGCCAGCGGCGATCTTGGGGTCAGGGTGTCGCCGCTGTTGGCCGGCGGCGAAATGGCGGAGTTAGGCCGTTCCTTCGACGAGATGGCGCAACAACTCGCGTGCCGGGAAAACGAGCTGAACGCCCTAAACGAGAGCCTGACGCTTCGGGTGGAGGCCGAGACCGAGCGGCGCTTGCACCAGGAACGTCTGTTGGCGCGTCACGCGCGTCTGGCGGCCATGGGCGAGATGATCGGCGCCATAGCCCACCAGTGGCGCCAGCCGCTGGCCACCCTTGGAGCGGCTATTCAGAGCCTGCGCATGGCCTGGGAGCGGGGGAGCCTGGATGCTGCCTTTCTGGAGAGCGCCGAGGCGGACGCGCAGAAACAGCTCTACTACATGTCGGAAACCATCGAGGACTTCTGCAACTTCTTCCGCCCCGAGAAGGTGGCGGAGCAGTTCGAGGTCCGGGAGAAGATCGCAGAGGTGGTATTGCTGGTCGATGCCCAGTTCGCCAACGCGGGGGTGCATCTTGAGGTGGTCGATGCCGCCGACGGTGAAGGGTTGTTCATCCACGGCTACCAGAATGAGTTTAAACAGTCCGTGCTCAATCTGGTGAGCAACGCCTTCGACGCCGTGGTTGCGAGAAACGGCGCCGCCCCCCGGCCGACCGGATTGCCGGGGCTGGTGGTGGTAACCCTGAGGCGCACCGAGGATCGGGTGCTGATTGAGGTGCGTGACAATGGCTGCGGCATCCCCCCGGAATTTGTGGACAAAGTGTACGAGCCGTATTTCACCAGCAAGCCGGAGGGGAAGGGGACCGGCATCGGACTCTACATGTCGAAACTGATTGTGGAGGAGAGCATGGGGGGACGCATCAGTTTCGTCAGTTCCGCTGAGGGGACCGTCTTCCGGATCGAGCTTGCAGCAAGCGCTGCCGGGGAGGTGGGAAATGGATGA